In Oncorhynchus tshawytscha isolate Ot180627B linkage group LG23, Otsh_v2.0, whole genome shotgun sequence, the following proteins share a genomic window:
- the LOC112222896 gene encoding atrial natriuretic peptide-converting enzyme isoform X2, whose product METWVLLVFRLLLFVQTAHSKQSCHPVTVDFCQDVGYNTTINPTHQTRDYDLRQLRQIVKTGCSPEVTVFLCGVVSPECVLDDKIPPCRWLCERVKNECEPVLREKGLNWPEKIRCEAYPKQSCANGQESIPAPNPAGTCEPIILPLCKDLPYKDTAFLCSVYTPECVSGKARPPYRALCELARKDCEVLMNKFGFQWPSQLECDTFTTESCEHCGVTSAPSPEGPCQPITMPLCQGISYNLTAMPNLLGHKKQAEAAVKMAQMEYVLKLTCSVDIRFFLCSVYAPQCVEGEVQRPCRSLCERAKLGCDSVLNKFGMSWPDDLSCESFPEESCVRGDSNPEQLTAEELLVKLKELGHSVRDQSLSLQTAHILLVLEDKDKSGKLDVKEFHNLKHYVSVTKREYSESYEWQNPGFVTEYQMKNALDVRDLSLDDETFNTLWHRYSSGGGIKYDDFMAILTRLKILKARFKSRLISPCDAATDCEVASFSFSQLIQVTIM is encoded by the exons ATGGAGACTTGGGTCCTGTTGGTCTTCAGATTGTTGCTCTTTGTGCAGACTGCACACAGCAAGCAGTCCTGCCATCCGGTGACCGTGGACTTTTGTCAAGATGTTGGTTACAACACGACCATCAATCCAACCCACCAAACCAGGGACTACGACCTGAGGCAGCTTCGTCAGATCGTGAAGACTGGCTGCTCTCCAGAGGTCACAGTTTTCCTATGTGGCGTTGTCTCACCTGAGTGTGTGTTGGATGACAAGATTCCACCCTGCAGATGGCTCTGTGAGAGGGTGAAGAATGAATGTGAGCCTGTTCTAAGAGAGAAGGGTCTAAACTGGCCAGAGAAGATTAGATGTGAGGCTTACCCCAAACAATCCTGTGCCAAC GGCCAAGAGAGTATCCCTGCACCAAACCCTGCAGGAACCTGTGAGCCAATCATCCTCCCTCTCTGCAAGGACCTGCCCTACAAGGACACT GCTTTCCTGTGCTCCGTCTACACTCCAGAGTGTGTTTCAGGGAAAGCCCGCCCACCCTACAGAGCTCTGTGTGAGCTAGCCAGAAAGGACTGTGAGGTGCTAATGAACAAGTTTGGTTTTCAGTGGCCCAGTCAGTTGGAGTGTGACACCTTCACAACGGAATCTTGTGAACAT TGTGGGGTGACCAGTGCTCCGTCCCCTGAGGGCCCCTGCCAGCCAATCACCATGCCACTGTGCCAGGGCATCTCCTACAACCTGACGGCCATGCCAAATCTGCTGGGGCACAAAAAACAGGCGGAGGCGGCCGTTAAGATGGCTCAAATGGAGTATGTTTTGAAATTGACTTGTTCTGTGGATATCCGCTTCTTTCTGTGTTCTGTctacgctccccagtgtgtgGAAGGGGAGGTGCAGCGCCCTTGCAGATCCCTTTGTGAGAGAGCCAAACTGGGGTGTGACAGTGTGTTGAATAAGTTTGGGATGTCCTGGCCTGATGATCTGAGCTGTGAATCCTTTCCAGAGGAGTCATGCGTGAGA GGGGACAGTAATCCCGAG CAACTCACGGCTGAGGAACTCCTGGTCAAGCTGAAAGAACTTGGTCATTCTGTTCGGGACCAAT CACTAAGTCTTCAAACTGCCCACATATTGTTGGTTCTAGAAGAT AAAGACAAATCAGGCAAACTGGATGTGAAAGAATTCCACAACCTAAAGCACTATGTGTCTGTTACCAAGAGAGAGTACTCAGAGTCCTATGAGTGGCAGAACCCAGGGTTCGTCACAGAATACCAGATGAAGAATGCCCTTGATGTCCGTG ATCTTAGTTTGGACGATGAAACGTTCAACACACTATGGCACCGGTACAGCTCTGGTGGAGGGATCAAATACGATGACTTTATGGCCATTCTCACCAGGCTCAAGATCCTGAAGG
- the LOC112222896 gene encoding atrial natriuretic peptide-converting enzyme isoform X1, with product METWVLLVFRLLLFVQTAHSKQSCHPVTVDFCQDVGYNTTINPTHQTRDYDLRQLRQIVKTGCSPEVTVFLCGVVSPECVLDDKIPPCRWLCERVKNECEPVLREKGLNWPEKIRCEAYPKQSCANGQESIPAPNPAGTCEPIILPLCKDLPYKDTVMPNLLNHSTQEVAGLELYQFYPLVKMQCSPHLQAFLCSVYTPECVSGKARPPYRALCELARKDCEVLMNKFGFQWPSQLECDTFTTESCEHCGVTSAPSPEGPCQPITMPLCQGISYNLTAMPNLLGHKKQAEAAVKMAQMEYVLKLTCSVDIRFFLCSVYAPQCVEGEVQRPCRSLCERAKLGCDSVLNKFGMSWPDDLSCESFPEESCVRGDSNPEQLTAEELLVKLKELGHSVRDQSLSLQTAHILLVLEDKDKSGKLDVKEFHNLKHYVSVTKREYSESYEWQNPGFVTEYQMKNALDVRDLSLDDETFNTLWHRYSSGGGIKYDDFMAILTRLKILKARFKSRLISPCDAATDCEVASFSFSQLIQVTIM from the exons ATGGAGACTTGGGTCCTGTTGGTCTTCAGATTGTTGCTCTTTGTGCAGACTGCACACAGCAAGCAGTCCTGCCATCCGGTGACCGTGGACTTTTGTCAAGATGTTGGTTACAACACGACCATCAATCCAACCCACCAAACCAGGGACTACGACCTGAGGCAGCTTCGTCAGATCGTGAAGACTGGCTGCTCTCCAGAGGTCACAGTTTTCCTATGTGGCGTTGTCTCACCTGAGTGTGTGTTGGATGACAAGATTCCACCCTGCAGATGGCTCTGTGAGAGGGTGAAGAATGAATGTGAGCCTGTTCTAAGAGAGAAGGGTCTAAACTGGCCAGAGAAGATTAGATGTGAGGCTTACCCCAAACAATCCTGTGCCAAC GGCCAAGAGAGTATCCCTGCACCAAACCCTGCAGGAACCTGTGAGCCAATCATCCTCCCTCTCTGCAAGGACCTGCCCTACAAGGACACTGTAATGCCCAACCTATTAAACCACTCCACACAGGAGGTCGCTGGTTTAGAATTGTATCAGTTTTACCCTCTGGTAAAGATGCAGTGTTCTCCTCACCTTCAGGCTTTCCTGTGCTCCGTCTACACTCCAGAGTGTGTTTCAGGGAAAGCCCGCCCACCCTACAGAGCTCTGTGTGAGCTAGCCAGAAAGGACTGTGAGGTGCTAATGAACAAGTTTGGTTTTCAGTGGCCCAGTCAGTTGGAGTGTGACACCTTCACAACGGAATCTTGTGAACAT TGTGGGGTGACCAGTGCTCCGTCCCCTGAGGGCCCCTGCCAGCCAATCACCATGCCACTGTGCCAGGGCATCTCCTACAACCTGACGGCCATGCCAAATCTGCTGGGGCACAAAAAACAGGCGGAGGCGGCCGTTAAGATGGCTCAAATGGAGTATGTTTTGAAATTGACTTGTTCTGTGGATATCCGCTTCTTTCTGTGTTCTGTctacgctccccagtgtgtgGAAGGGGAGGTGCAGCGCCCTTGCAGATCCCTTTGTGAGAGAGCCAAACTGGGGTGTGACAGTGTGTTGAATAAGTTTGGGATGTCCTGGCCTGATGATCTGAGCTGTGAATCCTTTCCAGAGGAGTCATGCGTGAGA GGGGACAGTAATCCCGAG CAACTCACGGCTGAGGAACTCCTGGTCAAGCTGAAAGAACTTGGTCATTCTGTTCGGGACCAAT CACTAAGTCTTCAAACTGCCCACATATTGTTGGTTCTAGAAGAT AAAGACAAATCAGGCAAACTGGATGTGAAAGAATTCCACAACCTAAAGCACTATGTGTCTGTTACCAAGAGAGAGTACTCAGAGTCCTATGAGTGGCAGAACCCAGGGTTCGTCACAGAATACCAGATGAAGAATGCCCTTGATGTCCGTG ATCTTAGTTTGGACGATGAAACGTTCAACACACTATGGCACCGGTACAGCTCTGGTGGAGGGATCAAATACGATGACTTTATGGCCATTCTCACCAGGCTCAAGATCCTGAAGG
- the LOC112222896 gene encoding atrial natriuretic peptide-converting enzyme isoform X3 codes for METWVLLVFRLLLFVQTAHSKQSCHPVTVDFCQDVGYNTTINPTHQTRDYDLRQLRQIVKTGCSPEVTVFLCGVVSPECVLDDKIPPCRWLCERVKNECEPVLREKGLNWPEKIRCEAYPKQSCANGQESIPAPNPAGTCEPIILPLCKDLPYKDTVMPNLLNHSTQEVAGLELYQFYPLVKMQCSPHLQAFLCSVYTPECVSGKARPPYRALCELARKDCEVLMNKFGFQWPSQLECDTFTTESCEHCGVTSAPSPEGPCQPITMPLCQGISYNLTAMPNLLGHKKQAEAAVKMAQMEYVLKLTCSVDIRFFLCSVYAPQCVEGEVQRPCRSLCERAKLGCDSVLNKFGMSWPDDLSCESFPEESCVRGDSNPEQLTAEELLVKLKELGHSVRDQYLSLDDETFNTLWHRYSSGGGIKYDDFMAILTRLKILKARFKSRLISPCDAATDCEVASFSFSQLIQVTIM; via the exons ATGGAGACTTGGGTCCTGTTGGTCTTCAGATTGTTGCTCTTTGTGCAGACTGCACACAGCAAGCAGTCCTGCCATCCGGTGACCGTGGACTTTTGTCAAGATGTTGGTTACAACACGACCATCAATCCAACCCACCAAACCAGGGACTACGACCTGAGGCAGCTTCGTCAGATCGTGAAGACTGGCTGCTCTCCAGAGGTCACAGTTTTCCTATGTGGCGTTGTCTCACCTGAGTGTGTGTTGGATGACAAGATTCCACCCTGCAGATGGCTCTGTGAGAGGGTGAAGAATGAATGTGAGCCTGTTCTAAGAGAGAAGGGTCTAAACTGGCCAGAGAAGATTAGATGTGAGGCTTACCCCAAACAATCCTGTGCCAAC GGCCAAGAGAGTATCCCTGCACCAAACCCTGCAGGAACCTGTGAGCCAATCATCCTCCCTCTCTGCAAGGACCTGCCCTACAAGGACACTGTAATGCCCAACCTATTAAACCACTCCACACAGGAGGTCGCTGGTTTAGAATTGTATCAGTTTTACCCTCTGGTAAAGATGCAGTGTTCTCCTCACCTTCAGGCTTTCCTGTGCTCCGTCTACACTCCAGAGTGTGTTTCAGGGAAAGCCCGCCCACCCTACAGAGCTCTGTGTGAGCTAGCCAGAAAGGACTGTGAGGTGCTAATGAACAAGTTTGGTTTTCAGTGGCCCAGTCAGTTGGAGTGTGACACCTTCACAACGGAATCTTGTGAACAT TGTGGGGTGACCAGTGCTCCGTCCCCTGAGGGCCCCTGCCAGCCAATCACCATGCCACTGTGCCAGGGCATCTCCTACAACCTGACGGCCATGCCAAATCTGCTGGGGCACAAAAAACAGGCGGAGGCGGCCGTTAAGATGGCTCAAATGGAGTATGTTTTGAAATTGACTTGTTCTGTGGATATCCGCTTCTTTCTGTGTTCTGTctacgctccccagtgtgtgGAAGGGGAGGTGCAGCGCCCTTGCAGATCCCTTTGTGAGAGAGCCAAACTGGGGTGTGACAGTGTGTTGAATAAGTTTGGGATGTCCTGGCCTGATGATCTGAGCTGTGAATCCTTTCCAGAGGAGTCATGCGTGAGA GGGGACAGTAATCCCGAG CAACTCACGGCTGAGGAACTCCTGGTCAAGCTGAAAGAACTTGGTCATTCTGTTCGGGACCAAT ATCTTAGTTTGGACGATGAAACGTTCAACACACTATGGCACCGGTACAGCTCTGGTGGAGGGATCAAATACGATGACTTTATGGCCATTCTCACCAGGCTCAAGATCCTGAAGG
- the sri gene encoding sorcin has product MSYPGYGAPAGGYPGGYGGAPAGGHPPGGPGFGGYPGQQQDPLYGYFAAVAGQDGHISAEELQQCLTQANFSGGYKPFNLETCRLMINMLDRDMSCTMGFNEFKELWTVLNGWKQHFMSIDRDQSGTVDPQEMHQAVTSMGYRLSPQAMNCIIKRFSSQGKITFDDYVACCVKLRTLTDLFRKRDQAGQGMATFPYDDFIQCTMST; this is encoded by the exons ATGAGTTATCCTGGATATGGTGCTCCCGCAGGCGGATACCCAGGAGGG TATGGAGGTGCCCCTGCTGGTGGCCACCCCCCTGGTGGCCCTGGCTTTGGAGGATACCCTGGTCAGCAGCAAGACCCTCTCTATGGATATTTTGCTGCTGTTGCAGGCCAG GATGGGCACATATCAGCGGAAGAGCTCCAGCAATGCCTCACACAGGCTAACTTCTCTGGTGGCTACAAAC CTTTTAACCTGGAGACCTGCAGACTGATGATCAACATGCTGGAT agagacatgTCATGTACTATGGGCTTCAACGAGTTCAAGGAGCTGTGGACTGTGCTCAATGGCTGGAAGCAGCACTTCATGTCCATTGACCGTGACCAGAGTGGGACCGTGGACCCCCAGGAGATGCACCAGGCAGTCACTTCCATGG GCTACAGGCTGAGCCCACAAGCCATGAACTGCATCATCAAGAGATTCAGTTCTCAGGGGAAGATCACCTTTGATGACTACGTAGCTTGTTGTGTGAAACTCAGAACCCTGACTG ATTTGTTCCGAAAGCGGGACCAAGCTGGACAGGGAATGGCCACATTTCCATACGATGAT ttcatccAGTGCACGATGAGCACATGA
- the LOC112222621 gene encoding uncharacterized protein LOC112222621 isoform X2 produces MYGQNPNWLWSNGAPLRHQGHLGRLGSATPRQWEDEEEGKEEEHAIWTREHPAICCYTTSLFSSGMPCCLGVNRVYADGHGLTQECVQNHWGWAGTESPFGPVHTDLVSIQSQSDTGLDAPEMWMDVPPHQPSLGGADGEGSSQHCLDSQWGSHRTEGHGCACVHEPSEPGRCCHSCAGSPLFHFRMWKTIMVGVEVEIVEEVAYEDTETLEVISGVYPNYLMETILLHDDQLFPT; encoded by the exons ATGTATGGACAGAACCCTAACTGGTTGTGGTCGAACGGGGCGCCTCTACGCCACCAAGGGCACCTGGGCAGACTTGGCTCAGCAACCCCGAGGCAatgggaggatgaggaagaaggAAAAGAGGAAGAACATGCCATTTGGACCAGGGAGCATCCAGCAATCTGTTGCTATACTACAA GTTTGTTTTCAAGTGGCATGCCCTGTTGTCTTGGGGTAAACAGGGTTTATGCTG ATGGCCATGGCCTCACCCAAGAGTGTGTTCAGAACCACTGGGGCTGGGCTGGTACCGAGAGTCCCTTTGGCCCTGTCCACACAGACCTAGTTAGCATCCAAAGCCAGAGTGACACAGGGCTAGATGCCCCTGAAATGTGGATGGATGTCCCCCCACACCAGCCTTCCTTGGGTGGGGCTGATGGAGAAGGATCATCCCAGCATTGTTTAGACAGTCAATGGGGGAGCCACAGGACAGAAGGCCATGGCTGTGCTTGTGTGCATGAACCAAGTGAACCAGGAAGATGTTGCCACAGTTGTGCTGGTTCCCCTCTCTTCCATTTCAGAA TGTGGAAGACAATAATGGTAGGAGTCGAGGTGGAAATAGTGGAGGAAGTAGCCTATGAGGACACAGAGACACTTGAAGTAAT ATCAGGAGTCTATCCAAATTATTTGATGGAAACCATATTGCTGCACGATGACCAGCTTTTCCCCACCTAA
- the LOC112222621 gene encoding uncharacterized protein LOC112222621 isoform X4, whose amino-acid sequence MYGQNPNWLWSNGAPLRHQGHLGRLGSATPRQWEDEEEGKEEEHAIWTREHPAICCYTTSLFSSGMPCCLGVNRVYADGHGLTQECVQNHWGWAGTESPFGPVHTDLVSIQSQSDTGLDAPEMWMDVPPHQPSLGGADGEGSSQHCLDSQWGSHRTEGHGCACVHEPSEPGRCCHSCAGSPLFHFRMWKTIMVGVEVEIVEEVAYEDTETLEVMSLSKLFDGNHIAAR is encoded by the exons ATGTATGGACAGAACCCTAACTGGTTGTGGTCGAACGGGGCGCCTCTACGCCACCAAGGGCACCTGGGCAGACTTGGCTCAGCAACCCCGAGGCAatgggaggatgaggaagaaggAAAAGAGGAAGAACATGCCATTTGGACCAGGGAGCATCCAGCAATCTGTTGCTATACTACAA GTTTGTTTTCAAGTGGCATGCCCTGTTGTCTTGGGGTAAACAGGGTTTATGCTG ATGGCCATGGCCTCACCCAAGAGTGTGTTCAGAACCACTGGGGCTGGGCTGGTACCGAGAGTCCCTTTGGCCCTGTCCACACAGACCTAGTTAGCATCCAAAGCCAGAGTGACACAGGGCTAGATGCCCCTGAAATGTGGATGGATGTCCCCCCACACCAGCCTTCCTTGGGTGGGGCTGATGGAGAAGGATCATCCCAGCATTGTTTAGACAGTCAATGGGGGAGCCACAGGACAGAAGGCCATGGCTGTGCTTGTGTGCATGAACCAAGTGAACCAGGAAGATGTTGCCACAGTTGTGCTGGTTCCCCTCTCTTCCATTTCAGAA TGTGGAAGACAATAATGGTAGGAGTCGAGGTGGAAATAGTGGAGGAAGTAGCCTATGAGGACACAGAGACACTTGAAGTAAT GAGTCTATCCAAATTATTTGATGGAAACCATATTGCTGCACGATGA
- the LOC112222621 gene encoding uncharacterized protein LOC112222621 isoform X3: MYGQNPNWLWSNGAPLRHQGHLGRLGSATPRQWEDEEEGKEEEHAIWTREHPAICCYTTSLFSSGMPCCLGVNRVYADGHGLTQECVQNHWGWAGTESPFGPVHTDLVSIQSQSDTGLDAPEMWMDVPPHQPSLGGADGEGSSQHCLDSQWGSHRTEGHGCACVHEPSEPGRCCHSCAGSPLFHFRSKMWKTIMVGVEVEIVEEVAYEDTETLEVMSLSKLFDGNHIAAR; encoded by the exons ATGTATGGACAGAACCCTAACTGGTTGTGGTCGAACGGGGCGCCTCTACGCCACCAAGGGCACCTGGGCAGACTTGGCTCAGCAACCCCGAGGCAatgggaggatgaggaagaaggAAAAGAGGAAGAACATGCCATTTGGACCAGGGAGCATCCAGCAATCTGTTGCTATACTACAA GTTTGTTTTCAAGTGGCATGCCCTGTTGTCTTGGGGTAAACAGGGTTTATGCTG ATGGCCATGGCCTCACCCAAGAGTGTGTTCAGAACCACTGGGGCTGGGCTGGTACCGAGAGTCCCTTTGGCCCTGTCCACACAGACCTAGTTAGCATCCAAAGCCAGAGTGACACAGGGCTAGATGCCCCTGAAATGTGGATGGATGTCCCCCCACACCAGCCTTCCTTGGGTGGGGCTGATGGAGAAGGATCATCCCAGCATTGTTTAGACAGTCAATGGGGGAGCCACAGGACAGAAGGCCATGGCTGTGCTTGTGTGCATGAACCAAGTGAACCAGGAAGATGTTGCCACAGTTGTGCTGGTTCCCCTCTCTTCCATTTCAGAAGTAAGA TGTGGAAGACAATAATGGTAGGAGTCGAGGTGGAAATAGTGGAGGAAGTAGCCTATGAGGACACAGAGACACTTGAAGTAAT GAGTCTATCCAAATTATTTGATGGAAACCATATTGCTGCACGATGA
- the LOC112222621 gene encoding uncharacterized protein LOC112222621 isoform X1, with amino-acid sequence MYGQNPNWLWSNGAPLRHQGHLGRLGSATPRQWEDEEEGKEEEHAIWTREHPAICCYTTSLFSSGMPCCLGVNRVYADGHGLTQECVQNHWGWAGTESPFGPVHTDLVSIQSQSDTGLDAPEMWMDVPPHQPSLGGADGEGSSQHCLDSQWGSHRTEGHGCACVHEPSEPGRCCHSCAGSPLFHFRSKMWKTIMVGVEVEIVEEVAYEDTETLEVISGVYPNYLMETILLHDDQLFPT; translated from the exons ATGTATGGACAGAACCCTAACTGGTTGTGGTCGAACGGGGCGCCTCTACGCCACCAAGGGCACCTGGGCAGACTTGGCTCAGCAACCCCGAGGCAatgggaggatgaggaagaaggAAAAGAGGAAGAACATGCCATTTGGACCAGGGAGCATCCAGCAATCTGTTGCTATACTACAA GTTTGTTTTCAAGTGGCATGCCCTGTTGTCTTGGGGTAAACAGGGTTTATGCTG ATGGCCATGGCCTCACCCAAGAGTGTGTTCAGAACCACTGGGGCTGGGCTGGTACCGAGAGTCCCTTTGGCCCTGTCCACACAGACCTAGTTAGCATCCAAAGCCAGAGTGACACAGGGCTAGATGCCCCTGAAATGTGGATGGATGTCCCCCCACACCAGCCTTCCTTGGGTGGGGCTGATGGAGAAGGATCATCCCAGCATTGTTTAGACAGTCAATGGGGGAGCCACAGGACAGAAGGCCATGGCTGTGCTTGTGTGCATGAACCAAGTGAACCAGGAAGATGTTGCCACAGTTGTGCTGGTTCCCCTCTCTTCCATTTCAGAAGTAAGA TGTGGAAGACAATAATGGTAGGAGTCGAGGTGGAAATAGTGGAGGAAGTAGCCTATGAGGACACAGAGACACTTGAAGTAAT ATCAGGAGTCTATCCAAATTATTTGATGGAAACCATATTGCTGCACGATGACCAGCTTTTCCCCACCTAA
- the LOC112222621 gene encoding uncharacterized protein LOC112222621 isoform X5 → MYGQNPNWLWSNGAPLRHQGHLGRLGSATPRQWEDEEEGKEEEHAIWTREHPAICCYTTNGHGLTQECVQNHWGWAGTESPFGPVHTDLVSIQSQSDTGLDAPEMWMDVPPHQPSLGGADGEGSSQHCLDSQWGSHRTEGHGCACVHEPSEPGRCCHSCAGSPLFHFRSKMWKTIMVGVEVEIVEEVAYEDTETLEVISGVYPNYLMETILLHDDQLFPT, encoded by the exons ATGTATGGACAGAACCCTAACTGGTTGTGGTCGAACGGGGCGCCTCTACGCCACCAAGGGCACCTGGGCAGACTTGGCTCAGCAACCCCGAGGCAatgggaggatgaggaagaaggAAAAGAGGAAGAACATGCCATTTGGACCAGGGAGCATCCAGCAATCTGTTGCTATACTACAA ATGGCCATGGCCTCACCCAAGAGTGTGTTCAGAACCACTGGGGCTGGGCTGGTACCGAGAGTCCCTTTGGCCCTGTCCACACAGACCTAGTTAGCATCCAAAGCCAGAGTGACACAGGGCTAGATGCCCCTGAAATGTGGATGGATGTCCCCCCACACCAGCCTTCCTTGGGTGGGGCTGATGGAGAAGGATCATCCCAGCATTGTTTAGACAGTCAATGGGGGAGCCACAGGACAGAAGGCCATGGCTGTGCTTGTGTGCATGAACCAAGTGAACCAGGAAGATGTTGCCACAGTTGTGCTGGTTCCCCTCTCTTCCATTTCAGAAGTAAGA TGTGGAAGACAATAATGGTAGGAGTCGAGGTGGAAATAGTGGAGGAAGTAGCCTATGAGGACACAGAGACACTTGAAGTAAT ATCAGGAGTCTATCCAAATTATTTGATGGAAACCATATTGCTGCACGATGACCAGCTTTTCCCCACCTAA
- the LOC112222894 gene encoding U11/U12 small nuclear ribonucleoprotein 48 kDa protein has translation MCDSPENHQAHLRSLEELTEFTENCQRQLNELLETLGWRQDQDNGPVQELMEMCPYDPSHRVPSRSMGRHKATCQLSQIGYSHEEQAEMYDPSLCYENASITSFTMDKHTQQQVILQARASAPPIRTEGLYSQSEYSTDPTEVPQNQKRAICDLTVADRLALFDHVTREGIKQKNQAVATNNEDLYVDLVAKLKKGNDQNEHKSHLELMAEMRDYKRRRQSYRAKNVHNTKKSYTEVIRDVINVHSVELSSQWKEEERKEEVRESKHGPHRRSSEDRRSASIESRQSHASSRDGHVSHHKRHRSEERRKDPSPEQGQGRSREKERKKKRKRDSCSPDERPHDRKKKKEEK, from the exons ATGTGCGACTCACCAGAAAATCACCAGGCTCATCTGCGAAGTTTGGAAGAGTTGACGGAGTTCACCGAGAACTGCCAGAGACAACTGAATGAGCTGTTAGAGACGCTGGGATGGAGACAGGACCAGGATAACGGCCCAGTTCAG GAGCTGATGGAGATGTGCCCCTATGACCCGAGCCACAGAGTGCCAAGCAGGAGCATGGGGAGACACAAAGCCACCTGCCAACTCAGCCAGATTGGATACTCCCATGAGGAACAG GCTGAGATGTATGACCCCTCTCTGTGTTATGAGAATGCCAGCATTACCAGCTTCACAATGG acaaacacacacagcaacaggTGATTCTTCAAGCAAGAGCAAGTGCACCACCAATTAGGACAGAGGGACTGTACAGCCAAA GTGAATACTCCACAGACCCTACAGAAGTTCCTCAGAACCAGAAGCGAGCTATCTGTGACCTTACAGTGGCAGACCGATTGGCTCTTTTTGATCACGTGACAAGGGAGGGCATCAAACAGAAGAATCAAGCTGTTGCAACCAACAACGAGGACCTTTATGTTGATTTGGTGGCCAAGCTCAAAAAGG GTAACGATCAGAACGAGCACAAGTCTCACCTGGAGCTGATGGCTGAGATGAGGGACTACAAGAGACGGCGGCAGTCTTACAGAGCCAAGAACGTCCATAACACCAAGAAGTCCTACACtgag GTGATTCGGGATGTGATTAATGTCCACTCTGTTGAACTGTCCAGTCagtggaaagaggaggagaggaaggaagaggttaGAGAGTCCAAACACGGCCCTCACAG GAGAAGTTCTGAGGACAGGCGGTCTGCCTCCATAGAGTCCCGCCAATCTCACGCCAGCTCCAGGGATGGACACGTCTCCCACCACAAACGCCACCGCAGTGAAGAGCGCAGAAAAGACCCCAGCCCAGAGCAGGGCCAGGGGCGCAGCCGAGAGAAGGAGCgcaagaagaagagaaagag GGATTCCTGCTCGCCAGATGAGAGACCTCATGATCGAAAGAAGAAAAAGGAAGAGAAGTGA